A part of Lactobacillus sp. ESL0700 genomic DNA contains:
- a CDS encoding peptidoglycan recognition family protein, with amino-acid sequence MKRNYKYALGANEGSSQVAQRRFIVAHSTATPNGEAWAVAHNMKTGINTSQTYVHLVVDDKHIYAVGEIGYVAWGAGMPANNLSPVQIELCEFTNHRRAMKAYKHYVNWLRWAAKKYGIPLTLDDNGYKGIKTHSWLVQHGYSNTNHTDPWGYLTKLGITKDQFRKDLKKGFSGANIALTK; translated from the coding sequence ATGAAACGTAATTATAAATACGCACTTGGTGCTAATGAAGGTAGTTCACAAGTTGCTCAACGTAGGTTTATCGTAGCTCACTCTACTGCCACACCTAATGGCGAAGCATGGGCGGTAGCACATAATATGAAAACTGGTATCAATACTAGTCAGACCTATGTTCACTTGGTTGTTGATGACAAACATATCTATGCAGTTGGTGAAATTGGTTATGTAGCTTGGGGAGCAGGAATGCCGGCGAACAACCTATCACCAGTTCAAATCGAGCTTTGTGAATTTACTAATCACAGGCGAGCAATGAAAGCCTATAAACATTATGTTAACTGGCTCAGGTGGGCTGCAAAGAAGTATGGCATTCCATTGACATTAGATGACAACGGCTACAAAGGAATTAAGACACATAGTTGGTTGGTTCAGCATGGATACAGTAATACAAACCATACTGACCCTTGGGGTTATCTAACGAAGCTTGGTATTACTAAGGATCAATTTAGAAAAGACCTAAAGAAAGGCTTTAGTGGTGCAAATATTGCGCTGACCAAGTAG
- a CDS encoding phage holin, LLH family, with translation MSIKDYLDLGYAGLVVIAIVAWVSVKVYGEHHTIKNKWVAEIPNLAAAFVHEAETTGGDGTKKMDIVITSVVNILTSHGVKIDPTIEAAIRAFAEKEVAKMNEKKPSKTGTTPVTDANKEVAK, from the coding sequence ATGAGCATTAAAGATTATTTAGACTTAGGTTATGCAGGTTTAGTAGTTATTGCTATTGTGGCATGGGTTAGCGTTAAGGTTTATGGCGAGCACCATACTATCAAAAATAAATGGGTGGCTGAAATTCCTAATTTAGCAGCGGCCTTTGTTCATGAAGCGGAAACTACTGGCGGTGATGGCACGAAAAAGATGGACATCGTAATCACTAGTGTGGTAAATATCTTAACTAGTCACGGTGTCAAAATTGACCCTACCATTGAAGCAGCTATTCGGGCATTTGCGGAAAAAGAAGTTGCCAAGATGAATGAAAAGAAGCCAAGTAAGACTGGTACTACACCGGTAACTGATGCTAATAAGGAGGTTGCTAAATAA